A genomic region of Anaerobranca gottschalkii DSM 13577 contains the following coding sequences:
- a CDS encoding 4Fe-4S dicluster domain-containing protein, with translation MSKKYRAVTQQGAKANFHMFPQLCKGCGLCIEKCPVKIITWSKELGVYGTPAVETTDQDKCIACGICQSVCPDCAIAIEKHPKK, from the coding sequence ATGTCAAAAAAATATAGAGCTGTAACTCAACAAGGAGCTAAAGCTAATTTTCATATGTTTCCTCAACTATGTAAAGGTTGTGGTCTTTGTATAGAAAAGTGTCCGGTAAAAATAATTACTTGGTCAAAGGAACTTGGTGTTTATGGAACACCTGCAGTAGAGACAACTGATCAAGATAAATGTATTGCCTGTGGAATTTGTCAATCTGTTTGTCCAGACTGTGCAATTGCCATTGAAAAACATCCTAAAAAATAA